A single window of Candidatus Flexicrinis affinis DNA harbors:
- a CDS encoding MBL fold metallo-hydrolase: protein MSFEVRVLTLGLAATNCYIVSDSTTGETVLIDPVDQPELLLKTLTDNNLTLKLILATHGHFDHVLASAAVKEATGAPFYIHADDVRWLNSLPEQGLRFTGTPFPVAAVPDRLLTDEQETITVGNISFKTLFTPGHSPGHIAFWWPDANLVFSGDALFQGSIGRTDLPGGDHDTLIRSIFDKLMSLEDDTQVLPGHGDATTIGAERRYNPYLQLTSE from the coding sequence ATGAGCTTCGAAGTCCGCGTCCTCACGCTTGGCCTCGCGGCCACGAATTGTTACATCGTATCGGACAGCACAACCGGTGAAACGGTGCTCATCGACCCGGTCGATCAGCCTGAACTGCTGTTGAAGACGCTAACCGACAACAATCTCACGCTCAAGTTGATTCTGGCGACGCACGGTCATTTCGATCACGTGCTTGCCAGCGCGGCGGTGAAAGAGGCGACCGGCGCACCGTTCTACATCCACGCCGATGACGTGCGCTGGCTCAACAGCCTGCCGGAACAGGGACTGCGCTTCACCGGCACGCCGTTCCCCGTAGCGGCTGTGCCAGACCGCCTGCTCACCGACGAGCAAGAGACCATCACCGTTGGCAACATCTCGTTCAAGACGTTGTTCACGCCGGGCCACTCGCCGGGGCATATCGCGTTCTGGTGGCCGGATGCGAACCTCGTATTCAGCGGCGATGCGCTCTTTCAAGGCAGTATTGGCCGCACCGATCTACCCGGCGGAGACCATGACACTCTCATTCGCTCTATATTTGACAAACTGATGTCGCTAGAGGATGATACACAGGTCTTACCGGGGCATGGGGATGCGACGACCATCGGCGCAGAGCGCCGGTATAACCCCTACCTTCAACTCACGTCCGAATGA
- the murJ gene encoding murein biosynthesis integral membrane protein MurJ, translating to MAQTETRDQQTRRIARSTAVVMVSFAVAKAISLLQTVVIANAFGLGSEWDAYVAANRIPELIFTLISGGALATAFLPVFSGMLAEGKRDDAWRTASHVINFIFSVTLVVSAIVFVFAPQLVSSVVAPGFDAETQVQTVELMRLLLVSTLIFSVSGIVMGILQSHNHFFLPALAPIMFDVGILFGVIVLLGPFGVNGIAMGAVLGAAMHLVIQVPGLIHFKARWSPSLGLRDPQLWRIIRLMIPRIGGLGVFSLNFLVMNNIASRLGTGSVAALDWGWRLMQIPQTLIGTAMGVVVFPTLAAFSELGNLDGKRSAMSGAVRFILIGTIPASVALVVSGQPLISLLERGAFDSSASALVYSTLVCFSLGLIVHSVLEVVARSFYADKDTFTPFVAALVGATINLVGSFALSGVLSIDPTVEGSDRGFVGGLALANSLGVMAEVGILVFILRRRWAGIEGDALARTLVRVTIASLVMGVVIFAFNAAWDALGLPGGLLWTIVQVAANAAIGTAVFVGMAIILRIRELRVLVDVVLRRREAAVEALAP from the coding sequence ATGGCACAAACCGAGACGCGCGATCAGCAGACGCGCCGCATCGCGCGATCCACGGCCGTCGTGATGGTGAGTTTCGCCGTCGCGAAGGCCATCAGCCTGCTGCAAACGGTGGTCATCGCGAACGCGTTCGGTCTTGGCAGTGAGTGGGACGCTTATGTCGCCGCGAACCGCATTCCGGAGCTGATCTTCACGCTCATCTCCGGCGGCGCGCTGGCGACCGCGTTTCTGCCGGTGTTCAGCGGTATGCTGGCCGAAGGTAAGCGCGACGACGCATGGCGAACCGCCAGCCACGTCATCAACTTCATTTTCTCCGTGACGCTGGTCGTCAGCGCGATCGTATTCGTGTTCGCACCCCAGTTGGTGTCGTCGGTTGTTGCGCCGGGGTTCGACGCGGAAACGCAAGTGCAAACCGTCGAGCTGATGCGTCTCTTGCTCGTGAGCACCCTGATCTTCTCGGTCAGCGGCATCGTCATGGGCATCTTGCAGAGCCACAATCATTTCTTCCTGCCTGCCCTTGCACCGATCATGTTCGACGTCGGCATTCTGTTCGGCGTCATTGTGCTCCTTGGGCCGTTCGGCGTGAACGGAATTGCGATGGGCGCTGTGCTGGGCGCTGCGATGCACCTCGTTATTCAAGTGCCGGGCTTGATCCACTTCAAAGCACGCTGGTCACCCAGCCTTGGCCTGCGCGACCCGCAGTTGTGGCGCATCATCCGGCTGATGATTCCGCGCATCGGCGGTTTGGGCGTATTCAGCCTGAACTTCCTCGTGATGAACAACATCGCGTCGAGACTGGGCACGGGGTCGGTCGCCGCGCTCGACTGGGGTTGGCGTCTGATGCAGATTCCGCAGACGTTGATTGGGACCGCAATGGGCGTCGTGGTCTTTCCAACGCTGGCAGCCTTCAGCGAACTCGGCAATCTCGACGGCAAACGGTCGGCGATGTCCGGCGCGGTGCGGTTCATCTTGATCGGGACGATCCCGGCGTCCGTCGCGCTGGTCGTGTCCGGTCAACCGTTGATCTCACTCCTAGAACGCGGCGCGTTCGACTCATCGGCGTCGGCGCTCGTCTACAGCACGCTGGTGTGCTTCAGCCTCGGCCTGATCGTACATTCGGTCTTGGAGGTGGTTGCACGCAGCTTCTACGCCGATAAGGACACGTTCACGCCGTTTGTCGCCGCGCTCGTCGGTGCGACAATCAACCTTGTGGGTTCTTTCGCATTGAGCGGCGTGCTGTCGATCGACCCGACAGTAGAAGGTAGCGACCGCGGATTCGTCGGTGGATTGGCGCTCGCCAATTCGCTTGGCGTGATGGCGGAGGTCGGGATCTTGGTCTTCATCTTGCGACGCCGCTGGGCCGGTATCGAAGGCGACGCACTTGCCCGTACGCTGGTTCGTGTGACAATTGCGTCGCTGGTGATGGGCGTGGTCATCTTTGCGTTCAACGCCGCTTGGGATGCGCTCGGCCTGCCGGGCGGGCTGCTTTGGACGATCGTTCAGGTGGCGGCCAACGCGGCGATCGGTACTGCCGTGTTCGTCGGAATGGCGATCATCTTGCGAATCCGTGAGCTTCGCGTGCTTGTCGATGTCGTGCTGCGCCGCCGTGAAGCTGCGGTCGAGGCATTGGCCCCATGA
- a CDS encoding C39 family peptidase, giving the protein MFVLGMLGIGGAIAAFRFVLEPAQQERIMEALPFMQAFLPPRPGPDDTLPTPEASGGDVSPEDLLSGLSLSSPTEGAPTVEPTQPVATEQPTNAPTIEPTPAPTEQPSSEPTTEAAAPADDTQAAATVPTPEPVQVSNDTILPRTVQLSGFNYQEQTWNNCGPANITMALSYYGWTQDQAFAATFLKPGGREDKNVSPQELVAFVEEQSNLDALTRVGGTVQLMKSLLANNFPVVVETGARFEGYDWLGHYRTLVGYDDNQGQFLIMDSFLGENTVEGYAQMDADWKHFNRTFVVLYEPQRADLINRLLGDHADERMAAQIALEQATAEATADNTDGHAWFNLGSSLVMLGEYERAASAFDRARVAGVPWRMTWYQFGPFEAYYGAQRYNEVLSLVDANLASGAEYVEETYYWQGRALEALGNNAGAQSAYRSALRRNPRYEQAQSALNGAGS; this is encoded by the coding sequence ATGTTTGTGCTCGGCATGCTGGGCATCGGCGGCGCGATTGCCGCGTTTCGCTTCGTGCTCGAGCCCGCACAGCAGGAGCGAATCATGGAAGCGCTTCCGTTTATGCAGGCGTTCTTGCCGCCGCGCCCCGGCCCGGACGATACGCTGCCAACACCAGAAGCCAGCGGGGGTGATGTCTCGCCTGAGGACTTGCTCAGCGGCCTGAGCCTTTCGAGTCCCACCGAAGGAGCTCCCACGGTCGAGCCGACGCAACCCGTTGCGACGGAACAACCCACGAACGCACCGACGATCGAACCGACGCCAGCGCCCACCGAACAGCCGAGCTCCGAACCCACAACCGAGGCCGCTGCGCCAGCCGATGACACACAGGCGGCCGCGACTGTGCCAACTCCCGAGCCGGTACAGGTCTCGAACGACACCATCTTGCCGCGAACCGTGCAGCTCTCGGGCTTCAACTATCAAGAGCAGACGTGGAACAACTGCGGCCCTGCGAACATCACAATGGCGCTCAGCTACTATGGCTGGACGCAAGATCAAGCGTTCGCCGCAACCTTCCTCAAGCCGGGCGGACGCGAGGACAAGAATGTATCGCCTCAAGAACTGGTCGCGTTTGTCGAGGAGCAAAGCAACCTCGATGCCCTCACCCGCGTCGGCGGCACGGTGCAATTGATGAAGTCGCTGCTCGCCAACAACTTCCCGGTTGTGGTGGAGACTGGCGCTCGATTTGAGGGCTACGACTGGCTCGGCCACTATCGCACGCTTGTCGGCTACGACGACAATCAGGGACAATTCCTCATCATGGACAGCTTCCTCGGCGAAAACACCGTCGAAGGCTATGCCCAGATGGACGCAGATTGGAAGCACTTCAACCGCACGTTCGTCGTGCTGTACGAGCCGCAGCGCGCCGACCTGATCAATCGTCTGCTCGGCGACCACGCCGACGAACGCATGGCCGCCCAGATCGCGCTGGAGCAGGCAACGGCCGAAGCCACTGCGGACAACACCGACGGCCACGCTTGGTTCAATCTTGGCAGCAGCCTTGTGATGCTCGGCGAATACGAGCGCGCGGCATCGGCGTTCGACCGCGCGCGAGTCGCTGGTGTGCCGTGGCGCATGACATGGTACCAGTTCGGCCCGTTCGAGGCGTATTATGGCGCGCAGCGCTACAACGAAGTCCTGAGTCTCGTCGACGCGAACCTCGCCAGCGGTGCCGAGTACGTCGAAGAGACATACTACTGGCAAGGCCGTGCGCTGGAAGCGTTGGGCAACAATGCTGGCGCCCAAAGCGCTTATCGCTCGGCGCTGCGCCGCAACCCGCGTTACGAACAGGCACAATCCGCACTCAACGGGGCAGGCTCGTAG
- a CDS encoding flippase-like domain-containing protein — MRKYRNQIIVGLLISLALYIAVLIVFDSQGQFTVGVVQALEGFPWIALLWIALAQTGTFVFRFFTWQYYMGVVGARDRMSLLDSAVIFVVGFVLVVSPGKAAELLKAVLVKVKSGVPTARTVPVVVAERVVDGISVIILLAVAMFAAEEQLQLGDYRDFSRAIVFSSAGLIIFGLLAVQVRPLGELILWIIDRLPLIRRASHWFRELYESSRTVFSLRHVSITMLFGVGVYAFTALAFVLILVAFGLPLTLTLVLQATFIVGVSTAIGALSFVPNGAGVTEISQAAMLMAIVAPQNPELTVGVAAAAALLEGFFHKWYRVLVGLGTAFVFRQRLFSPAVERELELAQSHGTHADQSPSAAS; from the coding sequence ATGCGCAAATACCGCAACCAGATCATCGTCGGCCTGCTGATCTCGCTGGCGCTGTATATCGCCGTGTTGATCGTGTTCGACAGTCAGGGACAGTTCACGGTAGGCGTCGTTCAGGCGCTCGAAGGCTTTCCGTGGATCGCGCTGCTGTGGATTGCACTGGCACAGACCGGGACTTTCGTCTTCCGTTTTTTCACGTGGCAGTACTACATGGGCGTAGTCGGCGCGCGGGATCGGATGAGCCTACTCGATAGCGCCGTCATTTTCGTCGTCGGGTTCGTGCTGGTCGTCAGCCCCGGTAAAGCCGCCGAACTGCTCAAGGCCGTACTGGTCAAGGTCAAGTCAGGGGTGCCGACGGCGCGCACCGTGCCTGTGGTGGTTGCGGAGCGGGTAGTCGACGGTATCAGCGTCATCATTCTGCTAGCGGTCGCTATGTTTGCGGCCGAAGAACAACTACAGCTTGGCGACTATCGAGACTTCAGCCGTGCGATCGTGTTTTCGTCTGCCGGGCTGATTATTTTCGGGCTGTTGGCCGTTCAGGTGCGTCCGCTGGGCGAATTAATCTTGTGGATCATTGACCGTCTCCCGCTAATCCGTCGGGCCAGTCACTGGTTTCGCGAGCTATATGAAAGCAGTCGGACGGTATTCAGCCTTCGTCATGTGTCGATCACGATGTTGTTCGGTGTTGGCGTTTATGCGTTCACTGCGCTGGCGTTCGTCCTGATCCTCGTCGCGTTCGGCCTTCCTCTGACGCTGACGCTGGTGCTCCAAGCGACGTTCATCGTCGGTGTATCGACGGCCATCGGCGCGCTGAGCTTCGTGCCGAACGGCGCAGGCGTGACCGAGATATCGCAGGCTGCGATGTTGATGGCGATCGTCGCGCCGCAGAACCCGGAACTCACCGTCGGCGTTGCCGCGGCGGCCGCGCTGCTGGAGGGATTCTTCCACAAGTGGTACCGTGTGCTGGTCGGGCTCGGGACGGCGTTCGTGTTCCGACAGCGCCTGTTCTCGCCCGCCGTCGAGCGCGAACTGGAGCTTGCCCAGTCGCACGGAACACACGCCGATCAGTCGCCGTCCGCGGCGTCCTGA
- a CDS encoding FtsW/RodA/SpoVE family cell cycle protein, with amino-acid sequence MSSQRSLNPSRHEAVAERVLLVVAGLFVAVNIAALNILREAGPQGWLPILVWIAAAAGGHIVLERRLPNRDPLLFPLVMMLSGFGIAVIDRLTPVFADRQAAWLLISTAALVFSAAWPTVLRLLRDFRYLLFFGGLGLLLASFLFGVNPSGQPGAPTLWLGAFGLYFQPAEILKIVLVAFLASYLAEQFPLLSSARANRALEGGFLSPRLIGPVLLMWGICLLVLIWQRDLGAALVFFLVFLLLLYAASGRLMVLAAGTVLIVAAGILAYNTFAVVTQRVDIWIDPWSQAEGSAYQIVQSLIAVSAGGAFGQGIGQGSPAYVPVVHSDAVYAAVAEEWGLLGAAFVVLMLLVLVARGLRVGIRLTDRPFSALLSTGLTLVIGVQSLLILGGVMRLIPLTGVTLPFVSYGGSSLLVSFVMVGVLLRLSAEDPYAV; translated from the coding sequence GTGTCGAGCCAACGGTCGCTGAATCCCAGCCGGCACGAGGCTGTCGCCGAGCGCGTCCTGCTGGTGGTTGCCGGCCTGTTCGTGGCTGTCAACATCGCCGCGCTGAATATCTTGCGCGAAGCCGGCCCGCAGGGTTGGCTTCCGATCCTTGTGTGGATCGCCGCGGCGGCTGGTGGACACATCGTGCTTGAGCGCCGCTTGCCTAACCGCGACCCGCTCCTATTCCCACTGGTCATGATGCTCAGCGGCTTCGGCATCGCCGTCATCGACCGATTGACCCCAGTGTTCGCTGATCGGCAAGCGGCTTGGCTGTTGATTAGTACGGCAGCGCTCGTGTTTTCGGCGGCATGGCCGACAGTGCTGCGCCTGCTGCGCGACTTCCGTTATCTGCTGTTTTTCGGCGGGCTGGGCCTGCTGCTCGCGTCTTTTCTATTCGGCGTGAATCCGTCGGGTCAACCGGGCGCGCCGACGCTGTGGCTAGGGGCATTTGGACTGTATTTCCAGCCAGCCGAAATCCTCAAGATCGTGCTGGTCGCCTTTCTCGCTAGCTACCTCGCCGAGCAGTTTCCGCTGCTCTCGAGCGCGCGCGCAAACCGGGCACTCGAAGGCGGATTCCTTTCGCCGCGCCTGATCGGGCCTGTGCTGCTGATGTGGGGAATCTGTCTGCTGGTGCTGATCTGGCAGCGCGACCTCGGGGCGGCGCTCGTGTTCTTTCTGGTGTTTCTGCTGCTGCTCTATGCCGCGAGCGGACGGCTGATGGTGTTGGCTGCCGGCACGGTCCTGATCGTCGCAGCAGGAATCCTTGCATACAACACGTTCGCCGTTGTCACGCAGCGCGTCGACATTTGGATCGACCCGTGGTCGCAGGCGGAAGGCAGCGCATATCAGATCGTTCAGAGTTTGATCGCCGTGTCTGCCGGCGGGGCGTTCGGACAAGGCATTGGACAGGGTTCGCCCGCCTATGTGCCTGTCGTACACTCAGACGCGGTCTACGCGGCAGTGGCTGAAGAATGGGGGCTGCTCGGGGCGGCGTTCGTCGTATTGATGCTGCTGGTGCTTGTTGCGCGAGGTCTCCGTGTGGGCATCCGCCTGACCGATCGGCCCTTCTCGGCACTGCTTTCAACGGGCCTAACGCTCGTGATCGGCGTGCAAAGCCTGCTCATTCTGGGTGGCGTGATGCGCCTGATCCCATTGACCGGGGTCACATTGCCGTTCGTAAGCTACGGCGGCAGTTCGCTGCTGGTGTCCTTTGTCATGGTCGGGGTGCTGCTCCGGCTGTCCGCCGAGGATCCTTATGCGGTTTGA
- the mtnP gene encoding S-methyl-5'-thioadenosine phosphorylase, whose protein sequence is MTETAAIGVIGGSGLYNMPEISDKVSITVTTPFGSPSGPIVIGSLRGKRVAFLPRHGEGHTLLPSEVPYRANIYALKSLGVRFILAANACGSLTESYRPGHLALPDQIYDNTRSERGGRTFFGDGVVGHVSMADPFSPELSGVIAEAAAAQVPDAVVHRGGLFVVIEGPRFSTRGESRTYRTWGGQLIGMTTAPEAFLASEAEIAYAAIAHITDYDVWHESEEPVTTEIVMATMAKNIDHVQRVIAASIERLDVDADYPAHHTLDNVVMTARARIPAAASDKLKLLLGSRLDPGT, encoded by the coding sequence ATGACCGAAACGGCAGCAATCGGGGTCATCGGGGGCAGCGGCCTGTACAACATGCCGGAAATCAGCGACAAGGTCAGTATCACCGTGACGACTCCGTTCGGATCGCCTAGCGGGCCAATTGTCATCGGCTCGCTGCGCGGCAAGCGCGTCGCGTTTCTTCCACGCCACGGCGAAGGCCACACGTTGCTTCCCTCGGAGGTTCCCTACCGGGCAAATATCTACGCGTTGAAATCGCTGGGTGTGCGGTTCATCCTCGCCGCCAACGCGTGCGGATCGCTGACCGAATCGTACCGACCCGGGCATCTGGCGCTGCCCGATCAGATTTACGACAACACACGCTCGGAGCGCGGCGGACGGACGTTCTTCGGAGACGGTGTCGTCGGGCACGTGTCAATGGCCGACCCGTTCAGCCCGGAGCTGTCGGGCGTTATTGCAGAGGCGGCCGCGGCACAGGTTCCGGACGCGGTCGTGCACCGCGGCGGGCTGTTTGTCGTGATCGAGGGCCCGCGCTTTAGCACGCGAGGAGAAAGCCGGACCTACCGCACGTGGGGTGGCCAGCTCATCGGCATGACGACCGCACCGGAAGCCTTCCTCGCCAGTGAGGCGGAGATCGCCTACGCCGCGATTGCGCACATCACCGACTACGATGTGTGGCACGAGTCTGAAGAGCCTGTCACCACCGAGATCGTCATGGCGACGATGGCCAAGAACATCGACCATGTTCAGCGCGTCATCGCTGCCAGTATTGAACGCCTCGATGTCGATGCAGACTATCCTGCGCATCACACGCTGGACAATGTCGTCATGACGGCACGTGCGCGAATCCCTGCGGCGGCGTCAGACAAACTAAAGCTCCTGCTGGGCAGCCGGCTCGATCCGGGGACCTAA
- a CDS encoding FHA domain-containing protein encodes MDAELVLFGLRVASAVLIVVFACVVGWLLVRELRAAAAEHQVQRRSFGHLVVMFEVDSKMVPTGKRFPLLPTTSLGRSPTNTIPVDDNFASSVHATITRRSDQWWLEDRRSRNGTTLNGIPVEKPAIVTHGDVVGIGKMRYMIELMEN; translated from the coding sequence GTGGACGCGGAGTTGGTCCTGTTCGGTCTGCGCGTCGCGTCGGCCGTGCTGATCGTCGTGTTTGCCTGCGTGGTGGGCTGGCTGCTCGTTCGCGAGTTACGGGCGGCGGCGGCCGAGCATCAGGTTCAACGCCGGTCGTTCGGCCATCTCGTCGTGATGTTCGAAGTCGACAGCAAGATGGTCCCAACCGGCAAGCGCTTCCCGCTTTTGCCTACGACCAGCCTCGGCCGTTCACCGACCAACACCATTCCCGTCGATGACAACTTCGCCAGTTCTGTTCACGCCACCATCACGCGCCGCAGCGACCAATGGTGGCTGGAAGACCGACGCAGCCGTAATGGGACAACGCTAAACGGAATCCCTGTCGAGAAGCCGGCGATCGTCACGCACGGCGATGTCGTTGGCATCGGCAAGATGCGATACATGATCGAACTGATGGAGAACTAG
- a CDS encoding DUF3662 domain-containing protein, whose protein sequence is MNDDRLSRFESRLEQWVETTFAAAFGYKVNVFDLALYLVRALEEGLRLDPTGINRPLAPDSYVLQIAPDLHHKLVAKYPDLAERLCTYLITLASQADYRFSRAPSLRLIAQEGVAVRRPLAFANHSDDTNGSTLGLTAVTMPLTDYLSHKPHLILNGGTRVDLDRDIINVGRMVDNDVVVDDPYVSRYHAQIRRRGNEFLLFDINSSRGTSVNGIRVREHLLRSGDVVDIGRSRLIYIDDRPDDDNHHSPPTDTFEGL, encoded by the coding sequence ATGAACGATGATCGGCTGTCTCGATTTGAGTCGCGCCTCGAACAGTGGGTAGAAACCACGTTCGCGGCTGCATTCGGCTACAAGGTCAATGTATTCGACCTCGCGCTGTATCTCGTTCGTGCGCTCGAAGAAGGCCTCAGGCTCGACCCGACAGGCATCAACCGCCCGCTTGCCCCTGACAGCTACGTCCTTCAGATCGCCCCTGATTTGCACCACAAGCTGGTCGCCAAGTATCCCGACCTGGCGGAACGTTTGTGTACCTACTTGATCACGCTCGCTTCGCAAGCAGATTACCGCTTCAGCCGCGCTCCGTCGCTTCGGCTCATCGCGCAAGAAGGCGTCGCCGTACGCCGACCGCTGGCGTTCGCCAATCACAGCGACGACACCAACGGCAGCACGCTCGGCTTGACCGCCGTGACCATGCCGCTGACCGACTACCTCAGCCACAAGCCGCACCTGATCCTGAATGGCGGCACACGCGTCGATCTGGATCGCGACATCATCAATGTCGGCCGCATGGTCGATAATGACGTGGTTGTCGACGATCCCTACGTCTCGCGCTATCACGCCCAGATCCGCCGCCGTGGCAACGAGTTTTTGCTGTTCGACATCAACAGTTCGCGCGGCACGTCCGTCAACGGCATCCGCGTGCGCGAGCACCTGCTGCGATCGGGTGACGTCGTCGATATCGGTCGTTCGCGGCTGATCTACATCGACGATCGTCCTGACGACGACAATCATCACTCCCCGCCCACGGACACATTCGAGGGGTTGTAG
- a CDS encoding peptidylprolyl isomerase: MAKKRKSTPLPKAPATKEVKQYIEPTRVDRLLGRNPNHEQTRHEREAAVQRLILTIVVAAAVIIGILLLIAFVMDGLIRPSQNVATVAGETISVGEYQQRVRIERALQIELINDVLNDIVEENGVSVEEAGNFVLQQQPYADYWSELNTSDVMGLRVLDDMVDDKLIEAAAAELGVTVTDEDVQAYINDLIGYDPEAVALIGTDPTATPEPTMTPTPFVSPTPTTEPTATVEPTATPTIEGATPIPTATATVTPAPTEVVATRSAEEVQTSFENQRQSLVSEIARQSGTSESAVLDVLRTRALRKAVADHLSGSAENETLYADVRHILVETEEQAQDIIAALESGESFGDLARAASTDTGSGANGGELGWAPVSNYVEPFANAVRDAEIGAIVGPVESEFGYHIIQVRAKENREATEAEIERAKSLVLADWIDEVRTAAEGTYETTNAWASNIPQSPNFIYRER; encoded by the coding sequence ATGGCAAAGAAACGCAAGTCGACGCCGTTGCCAAAGGCACCGGCGACCAAAGAGGTCAAGCAGTACATCGAACCGACCCGTGTCGATCGATTGCTTGGCCGCAACCCCAATCACGAGCAGACCCGCCACGAACGCGAGGCGGCTGTTCAGCGCCTGATCTTGACGATCGTTGTCGCCGCAGCGGTCATCATTGGTATTCTGCTGTTGATCGCATTCGTCATGGACGGCCTCATCCGCCCAAGCCAGAATGTCGCTACGGTCGCTGGCGAGACAATTTCGGTCGGCGAATATCAGCAGCGGGTGCGCATTGAACGTGCGCTGCAGATCGAGCTGATCAACGATGTCCTGAACGACATTGTCGAAGAGAACGGTGTTTCCGTCGAAGAGGCCGGAAACTTCGTGCTCCAGCAGCAGCCTTACGCGGATTACTGGTCCGAACTCAACACCTCGGACGTCATGGGCCTGCGGGTCCTTGACGATATGGTTGACGACAAGCTCATCGAAGCTGCCGCGGCGGAGCTGGGTGTCACTGTCACGGACGAGGATGTTCAGGCGTACATCAACGATCTGATCGGATATGATCCGGAGGCCGTGGCGCTTATCGGCACCGATCCCACGGCGACGCCGGAGCCGACCATGACGCCGACTCCGTTCGTCTCGCCGACACCGACGACTGAACCGACCGCGACAGTCGAGCCAACCGCGACGCCGACGATCGAGGGCGCCACCCCGATCCCGACAGCGACGGCGACAGTCACCCCCGCGCCGACCGAGGTCGTGGCGACCCGAAGCGCCGAAGAGGTCCAGACCAGCTTCGAGAACCAAAGGCAGTCGCTGGTTTCGGAAATCGCACGTCAGTCGGGCACCAGCGAAAGCGCGGTACTGGACGTCCTGCGCACACGGGCACTGCGTAAAGCAGTCGCTGATCACTTGTCCGGCAGCGCCGAAAACGAAACGCTGTACGCCGATGTACGTCACATCCTCGTCGAAACCGAGGAACAGGCGCAGGACATCATCGCCGCACTCGAAAGCGGCGAATCGTTCGGCGATCTGGCGCGTGCCGCGTCGACTGATACCGGCTCGGGCGCCAATGGCGGCGAGCTGGGCTGGGCACCGGTGTCCAATTACGTCGAGCCTTTCGCAAACGCCGTACGTGATGCGGAGATCGGCGCGATCGTCGGGCCGGTGGAGTCGGAATTCGGCTACCATATCATCCAAGTGCGCGCGAAGGAAAATCGCGAGGCCACCGAGGCCGAGATCGAGCGCGCCAAGAGCCTCGTGCTGGCCGACTGGATCGACGAGGTTCGGACCGCAGCCGAAGGGACTTACGAAACCACCAACGCATGGGCTTCCAACATCCCGCAGTCGCCGAACTTCATCTACCGCGAACGCTAA
- a CDS encoding 30S ribosomal protein S18: MTDVEETNNEQEKAAESRSEGRSRGDRGDRGDRGDRGDRGDRGDRGDRGDRGDRGDRGDRGDRGDRGGRGFSGGRRRGTYCPEGRCFDYKDVETLKRYISESGRIKPRRQTGNCARCQRQLAREIKRARHLALLPFVSIND; this comes from the coding sequence ATGACGGACGTGGAAGAAACGAACAACGAGCAAGAAAAGGCAGCTGAGTCGCGATCGGAAGGCCGTTCACGCGGCGACCGTGGAGATCGTGGTGATCGTGGTGACCGCGGCGACCGCGGCGACCGTGGTGATCGTGGCGACCGCGGTGACCGTGGCGACCGCGGTGATCGCGGTGATCGCGGTGATCGCGGCGACCGTGGCGGACGAGGGTTCTCGGGCGGACGGCGGCGTGGCACTTACTGCCCAGAAGGTCGCTGTTTCGACTACAAGGACGTAGAGACGCTGAAGCGATACATCAGCGAGTCGGGCCGTATCAAGCCGCGCCGGCAGACCGGTAACTGCGCACGCTGCCAGCGCCAGCTGGCGCGTGAAATCAAGCGCGCGCGTCATCTGGCACTGCTGCCCTTCGTCAGCATCAACGACTAG
- a CDS encoding single-stranded DNA-binding protein, whose product MARGLNKVMIIGNVGREPELRYTPSGAPVVNFDVAVVSHSWQTPDGERKEKTEWFNIVAWGRLAEICKSHLSRGYQVYIEGRLQTRSWEDETGKKHFRTEVVARDMKLLGERRQGTDIDYDDPEDDFGI is encoded by the coding sequence ATGGCACGTGGATTGAACAAGGTCATGATCATCGGAAACGTCGGCCGCGAACCCGAACTCCGCTACACGCCGAGCGGGGCGCCCGTCGTGAACTTCGATGTCGCTGTCGTCAGCCACAGTTGGCAGACGCCCGACGGCGAACGCAAGGAAAAGACCGAGTGGTTCAACATCGTGGCATGGGGCCGGTTGGCGGAAATCTGCAAGTCGCACCTCAGCCGAGGTTATCAGGTGTATATCGAGGGACGGCTGCAGACCCGCAGTTGGGAAGACGAAACCGGCAAGAAGCATTTCCGCACTGAGGTCGTCGCACGTGACATGAAGCTGCTGGGCGAACGCCGTCAAGGCACAGACATCGATTACGACGACCCCGAAGACGATTTCGGTATCTAG